Sequence from the Bacteroidota bacterium genome:
ATGAACCTCCTCCCAAAACGTAACCTCCATCGGGTGAGGATGTAATGGAATATAACCAATCACCGTCAATCCCCCCAATGGTATTTTGCCATACAATAGCACCAAGGCTGTCAATTTTTACTACCCAATAATCATAAGTTCCATTGCTATTTTCTGTTTTGTCACCGGAGATATTTGAGGATGAACCTCCTCCCAAAACGTAACCTCCATCGGGTGTGGGGGTAATGGAATTTAAGTAGTCATTGTTACTCCCCCCAATGGTATTTTGCCATACAATAGCACCAAGGCTGTCAATTTTTACTACCCAATAATCATAACCACCATTGCTGTTTTCTGTTTTGTCACCGGAGATATTTGAATTTGACCATCCTCCCAAAACGTAACCTCCATCGGGTGTGGGGGCAATGGAATATAATTGGTCCTCGCCATTCCCCCCAATGGTATTTTGCCAAACAATAGCACCAAGGTTGTCAATTTTTACTACCCAATAATCAGAACTTCCATTGCTATTTTCTGTTTTGTCACCGGAGATATTTGAGTATGACCATCCTCCCAAAACGTAACCTCCATCGGGTGAGGAGGTAATAGAATATAAGTAGTCATCGCCACCCCCCCCAATGGTATTTTGCCATACAATATTACCAAGGCTGTCAATTTTTACTACCCAATAATCTGCAACTCCATTACTATTTTCGGTTTTATCTCCGGAGATATTTGAGTATGAATATCCTCCCAAAACGTAACCTCCATCGGGTGAGGAGGTAATGGAACATAATCTGTCATCGTTATTCCCTCCAATAGTATTTTGCCATACAATAGCACCCAGGCTGTCAATTTTTACAACCCAATAGTCAACGCCTCCAATGCTATTTTCTGTTTTGTCACCGGAGATATTTGAGTGTGAATATCCTCCCAAAATATAACCTCCATCGGGTGCGGGGGTAATGGAATATAACTGGTCCCAGTTATTACCTCCAATGGTGTTTTGCCATTGAATATCGTATTGGGTGTTTTGCGCATTGCAAAAAAATGAAGTGAGTAAAAAAATAAATGTGGAAAGTAGTTTTAGTTTCATTATGACTCGTATTAAAATTTTGCTTGTAATGCATGGCAAATCTAACAAATTATTTGAATGGTTGGTGGTTTTTTCTAATGGCTTTGATGGTGTCTGTGAACTTCCAAATGCATTATGTGATAGCAACTTCGCTTTA
This genomic interval carries:
- a CDS encoding T9SS C-terminal target domain-containing protein; translated protein: MKLKLLSTFIFLLTSFFCNAQNTQYDIQWQNTIGGNNWDQLYSITPAPDGGYILGGYSHSNISGDKTENSIGGVDYWVVKIDSLGAIVWQNTIGGNNDDRLCSITSSPDGGYVLGGYSYSNISGDKTENSNGVADYWVVKIDSLGNIVWQNTIGGGGDDYLYSITSSPDGGYVLGGWSYSNISGDKTENSNGSSDYWVVKIDNLGAIVWQNTIGGNGEDQLYSIAPTPDGGYVLGGWSNSNISGDKTENSNGGYDYWVVKIDSLGAIVWQNTIGGSNNDYLNSITPTPDGGYVLGGGSSSNISGDKTENSNGTYDYWVVKIDSLGAIVWQNTIGGIDGDWLYSITSSPDGGYVLGGGSSSNISGDKTENSNGTYDYWVVKIDSIGNIIWQNTIGGSAQDWLNSITPTPDGGYVLGGYSYSNISGDKTENSNGILDYWVVKLSPSNRITGKLLADVNQNNVQDSSEANISGIKITEASTGRYTFSQADGSYSIGVLIQLLTL